A window of Halomonas sp. H10-9-1 contains these coding sequences:
- the gltX gene encoding glutamate--tRNA ligase, with protein sequence MTVRTRIAPSPTGDPHVGTAYIALFNLCFARQHGGQFILRIEDTDRARSTAESEQMILDSLRWLGLEWDEGPDVGGPHGPYRQSERGGIYAEYARQLIESGHAFRCYRTSEELDELREARKAAGMHLALKPADLALPAEEQARREREGWPHVVRMQVPASGTCVVQDMLRGTIEVEWAQVDAQILLKSDGMPTYHLANVVDDHLMGITHVLRGEEWINSAPKHQLLYEYFGWEMPELCHMPLLRNPDKSKLSKRKNPTSINYYRRMGYLPQAVTNYLGRMGWSMPDEREKFSLDEMMAHFDIQRVSLGGPVFDLEKLTWLNGLYIREELDDEGFLKALMEWAFNEAYVQEILPQVRPRVETFSEVAPLAGHFFSGVPAISESSFDAVKLGREDLVKLLQFLVWRFEVLPAWNKEALLAEVKVLSAHFELKMKDLLAPVFIAITGSSASTSVMDAMAILGSDMTRARLRHAIEVLGGVSKKQAKRFEKEYREL encoded by the coding sequence ATGACCGTACGCACGCGTATCGCGCCATCACCGACCGGCGACCCCCACGTCGGCACCGCCTACATCGCCCTGTTCAACCTCTGCTTCGCCCGTCAGCACGGCGGCCAGTTCATCCTGCGCATCGAGGATACCGACCGGGCGCGCTCCACCGCCGAGTCGGAGCAGATGATCCTCGACTCCCTGCGCTGGCTGGGCCTCGAGTGGGACGAGGGGCCCGACGTGGGCGGCCCCCACGGCCCCTATCGCCAGAGCGAGCGGGGCGGCATCTACGCCGAGTATGCCCGCCAGCTGATCGAGTCGGGACACGCCTTCCGCTGCTACCGCACCAGCGAGGAGCTCGACGAGTTGCGCGAGGCGCGTAAGGCCGCGGGCATGCACCTGGCGCTCAAGCCCGCCGACCTGGCCCTGCCCGCGGAGGAGCAGGCGCGCCGCGAGCGCGAGGGCTGGCCCCATGTGGTGCGCATGCAGGTGCCGGCCAGTGGCACCTGCGTGGTGCAGGACATGCTGCGCGGCACCATCGAGGTGGAGTGGGCCCAGGTGGATGCCCAGATCCTGCTCAAGTCCGACGGCATGCCTACCTACCACCTCGCCAACGTGGTGGATGACCACCTGATGGGCATCACCCATGTGCTGCGTGGCGAGGAGTGGATCAACTCGGCGCCCAAGCACCAGCTGCTCTACGAGTACTTCGGCTGGGAGATGCCCGAGCTCTGCCATATGCCGCTGCTGCGCAACCCCGACAAGTCCAAGCTCTCCAAGCGCAAGAACCCCACCTCCATCAACTATTACCGGCGCATGGGTTACCTGCCCCAGGCGGTGACCAACTACCTGGGCCGCATGGGGTGGTCGATGCCGGACGAGCGCGAGAAGTTCAGCCTCGATGAGATGATGGCCCACTTCGATATCCAGCGGGTCTCGCTGGGCGGGCCGGTCTTCGACCTGGAGAAGCTCACCTGGCTCAACGGCCTCTATATCCGCGAGGAGCTCGACGACGAAGGCTTCCTCAAGGCGCTGATGGAGTGGGCCTTCAACGAGGCCTACGTCCAGGAGATCCTGCCTCAGGTACGCCCGCGGGTCGAAACATTTTCAGAGGTCGCCCCTCTGGCCGGCCACTTCTTCTCCGGTGTGCCAGCGATCAGCGAGAGCAGCTTCGACGCCGTCAAGCTGGGCCGCGAGGACCTGGTCAAGCTGCTGCAGTTCCTGGTGTGGCGCTTCGAGGTCCTGCCTGCCTGGAACAAGGAGGCGCTGCTGGCCGAGGTGAAGGTGCTTTCAGCACACTTCGAGCTGAAAATGAAGGACCTGCTGGCGCCGGTGTTTATCGCCATCACCGGCTCCAGTGCCAGTACCTCGGTGATGGATGCCATGGCGATCCTGGGTTCCGACATGACCCGGGCTCGCCTGCGCCACGCCATCGAGGTGTTGGGCGGCGTCTCCAAGAAGCAGGCGAAACGCTTCGAGAAGGAATACAGGGAACTCTGA
- a CDS encoding NAD(P)-dependent oxidoreductase, whose amino-acid sequence MSNNITTVAFIGLGVMGFPMARHLARAGLNVRVFNRTPEKAETWTRQYGGSHHTTPREAASGADLVLVCVGNDDDVRQVTTGEQGALSGMAKGSLLVDHTTASADLAEELDAACREHGIGFVDAPVSGGQQGAENGALTIMCGGSEADFARIEPVLAHYGRAVTLMGPAGSGQLTKMVNQICIAGLVQGLAEGLHFAEQAGLDRQRVVDVVSKGAAGSWQMENRHATMIDDEYAHGFAVDWMRKDLGICLEQARRLQARLPVTALVDQFYADVQVMGGGRWDTSSLLRRLRAVKPD is encoded by the coding sequence ATGAGCAACAACATCACCACCGTCGCCTTTATCGGCCTGGGCGTCATGGGCTTCCCCATGGCCCGTCATCTGGCCCGCGCCGGGCTCAATGTGCGCGTCTTCAATCGCACCCCTGAAAAGGCCGAGACCTGGACCCGGCAGTACGGCGGCAGCCACCACACCACCCCGCGCGAGGCCGCCAGTGGCGCCGACCTGGTACTGGTATGCGTGGGCAACGACGATGACGTCCGCCAGGTCACCACCGGCGAACAGGGCGCCCTCTCCGGCATGGCCAAGGGCAGCCTGCTGGTGGACCACACCACCGCCTCCGCCGATCTCGCCGAGGAACTCGACGCCGCCTGCCGCGAACACGGCATCGGCTTCGTGGACGCCCCGGTTTCCGGTGGCCAGCAGGGCGCCGAGAACGGCGCCCTGACCATCATGTGCGGTGGCAGCGAGGCCGACTTCGCCCGCATCGAGCCGGTGCTCGCCCACTACGGCCGAGCCGTGACACTGATGGGTCCCGCCGGCAGCGGCCAGTTGACCAAGATGGTCAACCAGATCTGTATCGCCGGCCTGGTCCAGGGCCTGGCCGAGGGGCTGCACTTCGCCGAACAGGCCGGTCTCGACCGTCAGCGGGTAGTGGACGTCGTCAGCAAGGGTGCCGCCGGCTCCTGGCAGATGGAGAACCGCCACGCGACCATGATCGATGATGAGTACGCGCACGGCTTCGCCGTGGACTGGATGCGCAAGGATCTCGGCATCTGCCTGGAGCAGGCGCGCCGACTCCAGGCCCGCCTGCCGGTAACCGCCCTGGTGGACCAGTTCTACGCCGACGTCCAGGTGATGGGCGGCGGCCGCTGGGACACCTCCTCGCTGCTGCGCCGGCTGCGCGCCGTGAAGCCTGACTGA
- a CDS encoding succinate dehydrogenase iron-sulfur subunit has protein sequence MLQVSIYRYNPETDSAPYMQEFQVDTQGRDVMVLDVLHLMKEQDNGLAYRRSCREGVCGSDGMNMNGKNGLACITPLSEVVKGNKLTLRPLPGLPVIRDLVVDMGLFYQQYERIQPYLQNDEPAPAIERLQSPEDRDKLDGLYECILCACCSTSCPSFWWNPDKFVGPAGLLQSYRFLVDSRDTATRERLSELEDPFSVFRCRGIMNCVAVCPKGLNPTRAIGKIREMLLASGS, from the coding sequence ATGCTTCAGGTATCCATCTACCGCTACAATCCGGAGACCGACTCCGCGCCCTACATGCAGGAGTTCCAGGTCGACACCCAGGGCCGTGATGTCATGGTGCTCGACGTCCTGCACCTGATGAAGGAGCAAGACAACGGCCTGGCCTATCGTCGCAGCTGCCGTGAGGGTGTGTGCGGCTCCGACGGCATGAACATGAACGGCAAGAACGGCCTGGCCTGCATCACGCCGCTCTCCGAGGTGGTGAAGGGCAACAAGCTTACGCTGCGCCCGCTGCCGGGCCTGCCGGTGATCCGCGACCTGGTGGTCGACATGGGGCTGTTCTACCAGCAGTACGAGCGTATCCAGCCCTACCTGCAGAACGACGAGCCGGCGCCGGCCATCGAGCGCCTGCAGTCGCCGGAGGACCGCGACAAGCTCGACGGCCTCTACGAGTGCATCCTGTGCGCCTGCTGCTCGACCTCCTGTCCGTCGTTCTGGTGGAACCCGGACAAGTTTGTGGGGCCGGCCGGTCTGCTGCAGTCCTACCGCTTCCTGGTGGACTCCCGCGATACCGCCACCCGCGAGCGCCTGTCCGAGCTCGAGGATCCGTTCAGCGTGTTCCGCTGCCGCGGCATCATGAACTGCGTGGCGGTGTGCCCCAAGGGCCTCAACCCCACGCGTGCCATCGGCAAGATCCGCGAGATGCTGCTGGCCAGCGGCAGCTGA
- the sdhA gene encoding succinate dehydrogenase flavoprotein subunit: MSNMRSLTFDAIIIGGGGAGLRAALELAKSGKNTAVLSKVFPTRSHTVSAQGGITCAIASADPNDDWRWHMYDTVKGGDYIADQDAAEYMCSEGPKAVFELEHMGLPFSRFDNGRIYQRPFGGQSKDFGAGGQAARTCAAADRTGHALLHTLYQNNLKNNTTFLNEWYAVDLVKNANGDVVGCIAMDIETGEVVHVKSKATVLATGGAGRIYASTTNALINTGDGVGMALRAGFPMQDMEMWQFHPTGIYGAGTLVTEGCRGEGGYLVNKDGERFMERYAPNAKDLAGRDVVARSMVMEILEGRGCGENGDHVYLKLDHLGEEVLGKRLPGIVELSKTFAHVDPAKEPIPVVPTCHYMMGGVPTNVHGQAIMRGEDGKDQIVNGLFACGEVACVSVHGANRLGGNSLLDLVVFGRAAGMFIEGALNEGIDYLDASESDIETAMKRITRWNESEGGETVPELKRELQAIMQNSFGVFREEENMQKGVKQLAELRGRIANAYLPDKSNAFNTARVEALELDNLMEVAEATAITALERKESRGAHSRYDYPDRDDVNWLKHSLYFPADKTVGKRDVNFTPRTVDTFEPKVRTY; encoded by the coding sequence ATGTCCAACATGCGTAGCCTGACCTTCGACGCCATCATCATCGGCGGTGGCGGTGCCGGCCTGCGGGCCGCCCTCGAGCTGGCCAAGTCCGGCAAGAATACTGCGGTACTCTCCAAGGTCTTCCCGACCCGCTCGCATACCGTGTCCGCCCAGGGCGGCATCACCTGCGCCATCGCCTCGGCCGACCCCAACGACGACTGGCGCTGGCACATGTACGACACCGTCAAGGGCGGTGACTATATTGCCGACCAGGACGCCGCCGAATACATGTGCTCCGAGGGCCCCAAGGCCGTCTTCGAGCTCGAGCACATGGGCCTGCCATTCTCGCGTTTCGACAATGGCCGCATCTACCAGCGTCCGTTCGGTGGCCAGTCCAAGGACTTCGGCGCCGGCGGCCAGGCGGCACGCACCTGTGCGGCGGCCGACCGTACCGGTCACGCCCTGCTGCACACGCTTTATCAGAACAACCTGAAGAACAATACCACCTTCCTCAACGAGTGGTATGCCGTCGACCTGGTCAAGAATGCCAACGGCGACGTGGTGGGCTGCATCGCCATGGACATCGAGACCGGCGAAGTGGTGCATGTGAAGTCCAAGGCGACCGTGCTGGCCACTGGTGGCGCCGGGCGTATCTATGCCTCCACCACCAATGCCCTGATCAATACCGGTGACGGCGTCGGCATGGCGCTGCGCGCCGGCTTCCCGATGCAGGACATGGAAATGTGGCAGTTCCACCCGACCGGTATCTACGGTGCGGGTACCCTGGTGACCGAAGGCTGCCGGGGTGAGGGTGGCTATCTGGTCAACAAGGATGGCGAGCGCTTCATGGAGCGTTATGCCCCCAACGCCAAGGACCTGGCCGGCCGCGACGTGGTGGCTCGCTCCATGGTCATGGAGATCCTCGAGGGACGTGGCTGCGGCGAGAACGGCGACCACGTCTACCTCAAGCTGGATCACCTGGGCGAGGAAGTCCTCGGCAAGCGCCTGCCCGGCATCGTCGAGCTCTCCAAGACCTTTGCCCACGTGGACCCGGCCAAGGAGCCGATCCCGGTGGTGCCGACCTGTCACTACATGATGGGTGGCGTGCCGACCAACGTGCATGGCCAGGCCATCATGCGTGGTGAGGATGGCAAGGACCAGATCGTCAACGGCCTGTTCGCTTGCGGCGAAGTGGCCTGTGTGTCGGTCCATGGTGCCAACCGTCTGGGCGGCAACTCGCTGCTCGACCTGGTGGTGTTCGGGCGCGCGGCCGGCATGTTCATCGAAGGAGCGCTCAACGAAGGGATCGACTACCTCGACGCCTCCGAGTCCGATATCGAGACGGCGATGAAGCGCATCACCCGTTGGAACGAGTCCGAGGGCGGCGAGACCGTGCCGGAGCTGAAGCGCGAGCTGCAGGCCATCATGCAGAACTCCTTCGGCGTGTTCCGCGAGGAAGAGAACATGCAGAAGGGCGTCAAGCAGCTGGCCGAGCTGCGTGGCCGTATCGCCAACGCCTATCTGCCCGACAAGAGCAACGCCTTCAACACCGCGCGCGTCGAGGCTCTCGAGCTGGATAACCTGATGGAGGTCGCCGAGGCCACCGCCATCACCGCCCTCGAGCGCAAGGAGAGCCGTGGCGCTCACTCTCGCTACGACTACCCGGACCGTGACGACGTCAACTGGCTGAAGCACTCGCTCTACTTCCCGGCCGACAAGACGGTTGGCAAGCGCGACGTCAACTTCACGCCCAGGACCGTCGACACCTTCGAGCCGAAAGTCCGTACCTACTAA
- the sdhC gene encoding succinate dehydrogenase, cytochrome b556 subunit: MNSKRPVNLDLSTIQFPLPALTSIAHRITGVILFIGLIFAFWALSASLSSPAGFVAVSDALAHNFLAKLIAWGLLSALAFHFVAGIKHLLMDMDIGVTLEGGHKKAQVTVVVSAVLIILAGVWVW, from the coding sequence GTGAATAGCAAACGACCCGTAAACCTGGATCTGTCCACGATACAGTTTCCGCTACCCGCCCTGACGTCGATCGCCCACCGCATCACCGGCGTCATCCTTTTCATCGGCCTGATCTTCGCCTTCTGGGCCCTGAGCGCATCGCTCTCGTCGCCCGCCGGCTTCGTGGCCGTGAGCGACGCCCTGGCGCATAACTTCCTGGCCAAGTTGATCGCCTGGGGACTGCTGTCTGCCCTGGCCTTCCACTTCGTGGCCGGCATCAAGCACCTGCTGATGGACATGGATATCGGCGTGACCCTCGAGGGCGGCCACAAGAAGGCGCAGGTCACCGTGGTGGTGAGCGCCGTACTGATCATTCTGGCGGGAGTCTGGGTATGGTAA
- the gltA gene encoding citrate synthase — MADRKATLTVDGLDKTIELPVYSGSLGPDVIDVRGLGAEGLFTYDPGFMATSSCQSTITYIDGDKGVLLHRGYPIDQLAKDSNFVELCYLLLFGELPDDAQYADFESRVSNHTMVHDQINNFFKGFRRDAHPMSILCGVVGGLAAFYHDHMDINVEEDRIISAIRLIAKMPTIAAMSYKYNVGQPFNYPRNDLNYAENFLYMIFNTPCEEYKINPVYAKAMDRIFMLHADHEQNASTSTVRLAGSTGANPFACISAGIAALWGPAHGGANEAVLKMLDEIGDDSEENIQRFIDKAKDKDDPFKLMGFGHRVYRNFDPRAKVMKETCDEVLAELGIDDPQLKIAKRLEQIALEDEYFVERQLYPNVDFYSGIILKAMGIPTNMFTVIFAVSRTIGWISHWHEMLSDSYKIGRPRQLYTGHDQRDYPTK, encoded by the coding sequence ATGGCTGACAGGAAAGCGACGCTGACGGTTGACGGCCTGGACAAGACGATCGAACTGCCCGTCTACTCAGGCTCCCTGGGCCCCGACGTGATCGACGTCCGCGGACTCGGCGCCGAGGGCCTGTTCACCTATGACCCTGGCTTCATGGCCACCTCCTCCTGCCAGTCGACCATCACCTATATCGATGGCGACAAGGGCGTACTGCTGCACCGTGGCTACCCCATCGATCAGTTGGCGAAGGACTCCAACTTCGTTGAACTGTGCTACCTGCTGCTGTTCGGCGAGCTACCCGACGATGCGCAGTACGCCGACTTCGAGTCGCGGGTCAGCAACCACACCATGGTCCACGACCAGATCAACAACTTCTTCAAGGGCTTCCGGCGCGACGCCCACCCGATGTCCATCCTGTGCGGCGTGGTGGGTGGCCTGGCCGCCTTCTATCACGACCATATGGACATCAATGTGGAGGAGGACCGCATCATCAGCGCGATCCGCCTGATCGCCAAGATGCCGACCATCGCCGCGATGTCCTACAAGTACAACGTGGGCCAGCCGTTCAACTACCCTCGCAACGACCTGAACTATGCAGAGAACTTCCTCTACATGATCTTCAACACCCCCTGCGAGGAGTACAAGATCAACCCGGTCTACGCCAAGGCGATGGACCGCATCTTCATGCTCCACGCCGACCACGAGCAGAACGCCTCCACCTCCACGGTGCGCCTGGCGGGCTCCACCGGCGCCAACCCCTTCGCCTGCATCAGCGCCGGCATCGCAGCCCTCTGGGGCCCGGCCCACGGCGGCGCCAACGAGGCGGTGCTGAAGATGCTCGACGAGATCGGCGACGACTCCGAGGAGAACATCCAGCGCTTCATCGACAAGGCCAAGGACAAGGATGATCCCTTCAAGCTGATGGGCTTCGGTCACCGTGTCTACCGCAACTTCGACCCCCGCGCCAAGGTGATGAAGGAGACCTGCGACGAGGTCCTGGCGGAACTCGGCATCGACGACCCGCAGCTCAAGATCGCCAAGCGCCTGGAGCAGATCGCCCTGGAGGACGAGTACTTCGTCGAGCGCCAGCTCTACCCCAACGTCGACTTCTACTCCGGCATCATCCTCAAGGCCATGGGCATCCCGACCAACATGTTCACGGTGATATTCGCGGTGTCCCGTACCATCGGCTGGATCTCTCACTGGCACGAGATGCTCAGCGACAGCTACAAGATCGGCCGGCCGCGCCAGCTCTACACCGGCCACGATCAGCGCGACTACCCGACCAAGTGA
- a CDS encoding helix-turn-helix domain-containing protein: MHSLGPRIKALREEAKLNKAALARRVGVSDVTISYWESGAIKQIGHERLVALARALECPLSRLLEGDSSGRAAPLYLRRYPPAPWHDRHAGRIDLPFELVPGLEWEGDCFLVTPAPEEPFDFLAPGDLVAVAPTDIFRRPGLYLIQQEGEHRVRHVTQAVDGGLRFARPDAETPSAYTANTLLLGKLLARWQPGQLQP, translated from the coding sequence ATGCACTCACTAGGCCCGCGGATCAAGGCGCTGCGCGAGGAAGCCAAGCTCAACAAAGCCGCCCTGGCGCGCCGGGTTGGCGTATCGGACGTCACCATCTCCTACTGGGAGTCCGGAGCCATCAAGCAGATCGGCCATGAACGCCTGGTCGCCCTGGCCCGAGCCCTGGAGTGCCCGCTCTCCCGCTTGCTGGAGGGTGACAGCAGCGGCCGTGCCGCCCCGCTCTACCTGCGCCGATACCCCCCGGCCCCCTGGCATGATCGCCATGCAGGGCGCATCGACCTGCCCTTCGAGCTGGTACCCGGCCTGGAGTGGGAGGGCGACTGTTTCCTGGTGACCCCGGCGCCCGAAGAACCCTTCGACTTCCTCGCTCCCGGCGACCTGGTCGCCGTGGCGCCCACCGACATCTTCCGCCGCCCCGGCCTCTACCTGATCCAACAGGAGGGCGAGCACCGGGTACGCCACGTCACCCAGGCCGTGGATGGCGGCCTGCGCTTCGCCCGCCCCGACGCCGAGACTCCCTCGGCCTACACCGCCAACACCCTGCTGCTGGGCAAGCTGCTGGCGCGCTGGCAGCCCGGCCAGCTCCAGCCATGA
- the dusA gene encoding tRNA dihydrouridine(20/20a) synthase DusA, with translation MPQLDRTFSVAPMMDWTTRDYRAFARTLTRHALLYTEMVTTGAILHGSPRERFLGFDEVEHPIALQLGGSDAGELAECAAIAEAWGYDEVNLNVGCPSDRVQNNLIGACLMGHPEKVAAAVRAMREAVSIPVTVKCRIGIDDQDEDRDLSRFIDIVADAGCDTFIVHARKAWLEGLSPKENRDVPPLNYPRVHRLKASRPELHIGINGGLKTLDACCEQLEHVDSVMVGREAYQNPWLLAGVDEALYGEPGPAVSRHAAARALRSYISRRLEEGAKLNHLTRHLLGLFQGQPGGRKFRRHLSENAHREGASLAVFDDALGLVAEREAAAVA, from the coding sequence ATGCCCCAGCTCGACCGTACCTTCTCCGTGGCGCCCATGATGGATTGGACGACCCGCGACTACCGCGCCTTCGCCCGGACCCTGACGCGCCACGCCCTGCTCTATACCGAGATGGTGACCACCGGGGCCATCCTGCACGGTAGTCCTCGCGAGCGCTTCCTGGGCTTTGATGAGGTGGAGCACCCCATCGCCCTGCAGCTGGGCGGCAGCGATGCCGGCGAGCTGGCCGAGTGCGCTGCCATCGCCGAGGCGTGGGGCTATGATGAGGTCAACCTCAACGTCGGCTGTCCCAGCGATCGGGTGCAGAACAACCTGATCGGTGCCTGCCTGATGGGCCACCCGGAGAAGGTCGCCGCCGCCGTGCGCGCCATGCGCGAGGCTGTATCGATCCCGGTCACAGTCAAGTGTCGCATCGGCATCGACGACCAGGACGAGGACAGGGATCTTTCGCGCTTCATCGATATCGTCGCCGACGCCGGCTGCGACACCTTCATCGTGCATGCGCGCAAGGCGTGGCTGGAGGGTCTCTCCCCCAAGGAAAACCGCGACGTGCCGCCGCTCAACTACCCCCGGGTGCATCGCCTCAAGGCGAGCCGCCCCGAGCTGCATATCGGCATCAACGGCGGACTGAAGACACTCGATGCCTGCTGCGAACAGCTCGAGCACGTCGACAGCGTGATGGTCGGCCGCGAGGCCTACCAGAATCCCTGGCTGCTGGCCGGCGTCGATGAGGCGCTCTACGGCGAGCCGGGGCCGGCAGTGAGCCGCCATGCGGCGGCCCGTGCCCTGCGCTCCTATATCTCCCGACGACTCGAAGAGGGCGCCAAGCTCAACCACCTCACCCGCCACCTGCTGGGCCTCTTCCAGGGCCAGCCGGGCGGACGCAAGTTCCGCCGTCACCTCTCCGAGAACGCCCATCGTGAGGGCGCGAGCCTGGCGGTATTCGACGACGCCCTGGGCCTGGTCGCCGAACGCGAGGCCGCCGCCGTGGCCTGA
- the sdhD gene encoding succinate dehydrogenase, hydrophobic membrane anchor protein produces MVTNVTNLGRSGLSDWLIQRVSAVVLAVYTLFIVLYLLFNPNLDYATWSGLFAQTWMRIFSLLAFISVAGHAWVGLWTVTTDYLKPTAIRVTVQLLVILAIFAFLVWGIQILWGA; encoded by the coding sequence ATGGTAACCAACGTCACGAACCTCGGCCGTAGCGGCCTCTCCGACTGGCTGATCCAGCGAGTCTCCGCCGTTGTCCTGGCGGTCTACACGCTCTTCATCGTTCTCTATCTACTGTTCAACCCGAATCTCGACTACGCCACCTGGAGCGGCCTGTTCGCCCAGACCTGGATGCGCATCTTCTCGCTGCTGGCCTTCATCTCCGTGGCTGGCCACGCCTGGGTGGGGCTGTGGACCGTGACCACCGACTATCTCAAGCCGACCGCCATCCGCGTGACCGTTCAACTTCTTGTCATCCTGGCCATCTTTGCCTTCCTGGTCTGGGGCATTCAGATTCTGTGGGGAGCCTGA